One Mycobacterium sp. SMC-4 DNA window includes the following coding sequences:
- a CDS encoding SRPBCC domain-containing protein: MALKKDGDGRRWVEMEFPVPGTPEQVWQAIATGPGMTAWFTHTAVDEKVGGAVEFDFGDGSASTGIVTCWQPPERFCYEEHGWSGDAPPVATEVVVISRTGDRCVVRMVHSLFTDRDDWDDELESFESGWPGFFEVLRIYLTDFSGQPAASMQAMVTRTEDISQAWSTLTTALGLASRDVGDRCRTTGDAPRWSGVVARVHQDVRSRELMLRLDEPCPGVSVIGACGSDETARVMVSNYFYGPAASATAVAQQAAWTDWLRAFAT; encoded by the coding sequence ATGGCGCTGAAGAAGGACGGCGACGGCCGCCGATGGGTCGAGATGGAGTTCCCGGTCCCCGGCACGCCCGAGCAGGTGTGGCAGGCGATTGCCACCGGCCCCGGCATGACTGCCTGGTTCACCCACACCGCCGTCGATGAGAAAGTCGGTGGCGCAGTCGAATTCGACTTCGGTGATGGTTCGGCCAGCACGGGGATCGTCACCTGCTGGCAACCGCCCGAACGGTTCTGCTACGAGGAGCACGGATGGAGCGGCGATGCGCCCCCCGTGGCGACCGAGGTCGTGGTGATCAGTCGCACGGGCGACCGGTGCGTCGTGCGCATGGTGCACAGCCTGTTCACCGACCGCGACGACTGGGACGACGAACTCGAGAGCTTCGAGTCGGGCTGGCCCGGCTTCTTCGAGGTACTGCGGATCTATCTGACCGACTTCTCGGGACAACCCGCAGCCAGCATGCAGGCGATGGTCACCCGGACGGAGGACATCAGCCAGGCGTGGTCGACGCTGACGACGGCTCTCGGCCTGGCGAGCCGCGACGTCGGGGACCGGTGCCGCACGACCGGGGACGCGCCGAGGTGGTCCGGGGTCGTGGCGCGCGTCCACCAAGACGTGCGCAGTCGCGAACTGATGCTACGGCTCGACGAGCCGTGCCCGGGCGTCTCCGTCATTGGCGCCTGCGGCTCAGATGAAACGGCGCGCGTGATGGTCAGCAACTACTTCTACGGGCCGGCGGCATCCGCGACCGCCGTTGCCCAACAAGCAGCGTGGACGGACTGGCTGCGGGCATTCGCGACCTGA